The nucleotide sequence ACACGTTGCCCAACATCGTCTTCGAGCTGCTCTTCGGCGGCGTCCTGGCCAGCGTCGTGGTGCCGCTGCTGGTCCGCTCGCACGACGACCCCGACGGCGGCCGCGCCTACACCCAGCGGCTCATCACGATGGCGCTGGTGCTGCTCGCCGTCGGCACCGCCGTCGCGGTGGCGATTGCCCCGCTGTTCACCGCGCTCTACGTCGACAAATCGTCCGAGACCGCCAATTCCGGGCTGACCACCGCGCTGGCGTACCTGCTGCTGCCGCAGATCTTGTTCTACGGCCTGTTCGCGCTGCTCTCGGCCATCCTCAACGCGCAGAACGTTTTCGGCCCGCCGGCCTGGGCGCCGGTGCTGAACAACGTCGTCGTCACCGGCACGCTCGTGGTGTTCGCGTTCGTGCCGGGGGAGCTGACCCTCGACCCGGTCCGGATGAGCGACCCCAAGCTGCTCGTGCTCGGCCTCGGCACCACGCTCGGCATCGTCGCGCAGGCGGTCGTGCTCATCCCGGCGTTGCTGCGCACCGGGTTCCGGTTCCGCTGGCGCTGGGGCTTCGACCCGCGGATCAAGGAGTTCGGCGGGCTCGCCGCGTGGATCCTCGGCTACGTCGTCGTCAGCCACGTCGGGTTCGTCATCACCACCCGCGTGCTGACCGGCGGCAACAGCGGTGGCGTGACGGCCTACAGCTACGCGTCCCTGCTCTTCCAGCTCCCGTACGGCATCCTCGGCGTTTCGCTGCTGACCGCGCTGATGCCGCGGATGAGCCGCGCCGCCGCGGACGGCGACACGGTGTCCCTGGTCGGCGACCTTTCGCTCGCCTCCCGCATGTCCACGGTGCTCTTCGTGCCCATTTCGGCGGTGCTGGCGGTGGTCGGCACGCCGATCGGCATCGCGATCTTCACCTGGGGCCGCGGGACCCTCGACGACGCCGAGCGGCTCGGCCAGACGCTGGCGGTGTCGGCGGTCGGGTTGCTGCCCTTCGCGTTGGTCATGCTGCAGCTGCGGGTGTTCTACGCGATGAAGGACGCCCGCACGCCCACGCTGATCATGCTCGTGATGACCGCGGTGAAGATCCCCCTGCTGCTGCTCTGCCGCGGGCTGCTCGACGGCGAGCACGTCGTCTACGGCGTCATGCTCGTCAACGGCGCCGGGTTCGTGGTCGGGGCGGTCCTCGGCCAGGTCTGGCTGTGGGTCCGGCTGGGGCACCTGCGCAGCAAGCGGTCGCTGCGGGTCGGGCTGATCACCCTCTCGGTGAGCGGGCTGGGAGTGGTGGCCGCGGTGCTCGCCGGGCGCGCCGTGCCCGCGTCGCTCGGGGTGATCCCGGGGGCGTGGGTGAAGCTGCCGGTGCAGGGGCTGCTGGGGATGGCCGTGCCGTTCGGGTTGCTGGCGTTGCTGAAGCTGCCGGAGTTCACCCCGGTGACCCGCCGGGTGACCGCACTGCGGCGGCGGTTGGTGGCGCGTTGAGGTGGGGGCCGAGGGTGTCGAGCGGCGGCGGTTCGCCGCTCGTTGACGACTACGGCCGGAAAGCCGATCCGGTTGTCTCGAAACGGTAACGAGAGCGCGGCGATCAGCGCGTTTACAATTGCCGCAAGGGTTTCTACTATCCACCGGGATCATGCGTCGCGGGCGAGCGCGGCGTGGGGGAATCGGGTGGAGGTCGTGCATGACGCGCAGCGCGCGCAGGCGACGGGACCGGGTCACGGTCGACGAGCTGCTCAAGCAGACCGGGGCGCGGCCGCGCAAACCGGGCTCGCGGGCGGCCGAGCTGGCGGCGCGCCGGGACGTCGAGCCGGAAGCCGGGCCGCGTGGGGCGGCGCGGGTGGCGCTGGCGTCGGTGGTGATCGTCGTGCTGGGCGGGCTGGTCGTCGTGCTGGCGACGCGGCCGGACTCCGTGCCCGGCTCCACGCAGTTCCCGCAGCTGCAGCCGGCCACCGCCGTGCCGTCCTCGACCGTGCTGGCCGTCCCGACCGAGACGACCACGCCGTCGCCGGCGGTGATGCACGCGCGCCGGACGCCGACGCCCACCCCGACTCCGACCGTCACGATCGAGCTGCCGCCGCCGCCCACGTCCACGTCCACGACCAAGACGAGCCCGCCGCCGGTCACCTGGAACCCCTACCAGTGCTCCCCGTACTACTGCGCGCCCTACCCGGGCGGGCCGCGGCGCTGACCCGCGAAGGCCCCCTCACCGACCCCGATGCCGGTGAGAGGGCCCCCGACAGCCCCACTACGGGTCCGGTGGGTCAGCCGGTGTAGCCGGCGACGATCTTGGTGAAGGCGTACTTGTCCTGGCTGATCCCGCTGCACTCGCCGCCGCCGCTGCAGTCGCGGTTGGTGGCCCAGAACGTGAACCGGGCCAGGTGGTGGCCGGCCGCGTAGCTGCGGATGGAGGTGAAGTTCGCGACCGTGACCGTCTCGCCCGCGTTGTCGGTCTTGCCGTTCATCGAGGAGAGGCCGCTGTGCCGGTAGGCGGTGTCGTCGCTCCAGCCGAACGTCGTCTTGAGCTGGTTCTTCAGCCCGTCGACCGCGGACTTCGTGTGCGCGGCCATGTCACCGCCGCTGGAGAAGTCGAACGGCATGACCGACCAGACGTCGACCGGGGCGCCGATCGCCTTGGCCTGGTTGATCAGGCGCTTGCCCCACGAGTCGGGGCCGGTCGTGGTGGTGCCGATGGTGATGACGACCTTCAGGTTCGGGTTCTTCTGCTTGGTCAGCTTGACCGCGTTGAGGATGCGGTCCTGCACCGTGTTGTTCTGGAACTCGTCGGTGTTCTCGATGTCGAGGTCGATCGCCTTGAGCCCGTAGGCGTCGATCACCTTCTGGTAGGCACCCGCCAGCGCGGAGGCCGACGTGCACTTCGAGCCCAGTTTCGTGCCGGACCAGCCGCCGAAGGACGGGATCACGTCCCCGCCCGCGTTGCGGATGTTCTGGATCATCGTCTTGTCGGAGCCGGTCAGCGACCGGTTGCCGTCCCACTTGGGGTTGCAGGAGCCGTCCGAGAGGACGAACGCGAGGGTAAACGCTTTCACACCGGTCGCGGACATTGCAGCCGTCGGGCTGGTCTGCCCGCCCCACTGGTACAGGTACGGGGAGGCGAGCACGGGGTCGGCCGCGGCCATGGCCTGCGGGGCGAGCCCGACCGTCGTCGCCAGCGCGGCCGAAGCCGCGGCTGCGAGGGTGAGGAGACGGCGCACTGATTTCGCCGATCCGGCCAAAAGCAGGCCGCCCCCCGAGCGACGAGCAACCGTCGCTACGAAGGTCTTCGGCCGTGACTGTGGGCGGATCGGCGATGAACGAAGCAGCATGGGGGTCCTCCGAAACGCGCAGGTGGAGCACCTCCGGTTTGAGGCGGCGGGATCAACCCGGGAGGAGTGCTGTGTGCCATCACACAGTGGACTAGACCAATGTTGCGTGTCAACCCTCCATCGGTCGGAAAATGACCCACGGTGCCCGGAGCTCGCGACCGTGTTAAATTCCCCTGAAGGCGGATCGACACGGGCCCGCATTCCGGCTACTTTGCCGAAATGGTGGGGGATTCCACGGTCGCCGCCGGCGGGGAACGCCCCCCGGGCCGGTTCCTGTCCGCCCTCGTTCTGCGCCGCTGGGCCCTGCGGCGGTGGGCGCTGTGGCGGCTGCCGCGCCGCGGCCAGGTCTGGTACCTCGTCGGGATCGACGCTCTCGCCGTCGCCGCCGTCGTGCTCGCCGCCCTCCGCTTCCCGCCAGTCGCCGCGATGCTGACACCGTTCGCGCTGCTCGCGGCCGGGATGCTCGTGTCGGCGGAGCTCGCGCGGCCGGTCGAACGCCACCGCGAGGAGACCCTCCTCGGCCCCGGTGTCGACACGCCGTGGATCTTCGCCGGGGTGCTCGTGCTCCGCCCCGGTCTCGCCGTCGCGCTGGTCGTGCTCTCCGCGCTGCACCAGTGGTTCCGGGTCCGCAGAAAACCCGTTCACCGGCAGGTGTTCGGCGCCGCGGCGACGGCGCTGGCCGGTCTCGTCGCGGGCGCCTTCCTCACCGCGACCGGCGTCCGGCCGCTCGGCGAGGTCCTCGGCACCCGGACCGTCCTCCTGCTCACCGTCGCCGGGCTGGTGTTCCTCGCGGTCAACGCCGCGCTCGTGACCGGCGCCGACGGGCCGCGCCGGCCGCGCGAAGCCGCCGCCGGGTACGCCTTCGACGCCGCGATGACGGCCTTCGGCCTCCCGCTCGCCTGGGCCGCGGCCGCCGCGCCGCTGCTGGTCCCGGTGCTGGCCGGCGCCACCGTCGTGCTGCACCGCGGCGGGCTGGGCGGCGGCCGCCGCGACCACGTCACCCTCGATCCGGGCACCGGCGTGCTGACCGCCGCGTCCTGGCGCGGTGCCGCCGAGGCCCGGCTGGACCGCCCCGGCGGGGCCGGCCCGGCCGTGCTGCTGCTCGACCTCGACCACTTCCGCCTGCTCAACGACCGCTACGGCGCCCGGATCGGCGACGCCGTCCTGCGCGCGGTCGCCGGCACCCTGCGCGACGAGGTCCGGGCCGCCGATCTCGTGGGCCGCTCCGGCGGCGAGGAGTTCGCCGTGCTGCTGCCCGGCACCGGCGCCTTCGACGCGATGGCGATCGCCGAGCGCATCCGCCTGCGGATCGCCTCGACGCTGGTGGCGCTGAAGGCTTCGGGCGACGGCCCGCAGTTCGTCGGGGTGACGGTGTCGATCGGCGTGGCGGGCTGCTCGCCCGGCCTCCTCGACGAAGCGCTGCTGGCCGCGGAAGCAGCGCTGCTGCGCGCGAAGGCGGCGGGCCGCAACCGGACGGTCTGCGCCGAACCGGCGCCGTGATCCGACCGTTAGAACGGCCGGACAACCGGTAATACCGCGGCGCGTCTTGATGGCAGTAAAGACGGTGAGGGACCGTCAATGACGCAGGGGGAAAACCATGAATGCACGGGGTCGTTTCGCGCGCGCCGGAGCCGGGGCCGGAATTGTGGTGGCGGCGGGATTCCTTCTGTCGGCGTGCACCGGTCAGCAGAACCCGCCGGATGGCGGACAGGCCACGGCAACCCCCGCGGCAACCCCCACGGCGACGGCGACGACGGCCACCCGGGCGGCCGCGCCTGCGCAGGTGGCCGAGCCGGTACCGGCCAAGGGGGCTGAACCGGTGGACGCTTGTGCTTCGGCGACCAAAGCCGCGCTGGAGGCCGCGCTCAAGGCGGACAAGAAAGCGGCTGCCGCACTGGTCGTCGACAGCAAAGGGCTGCAGCGCATCAAATGCGCCGAGCCGTGGGCTTTCGCGCACTTCACCAACGACATCGACGGCGGCAGCGTCCTGTTCGCCCACCGGAACGGGAAGTGGATCCTGCAGCGCGGCGGCACCGGGGGAATGTGCGAAAGCGTCCCGGCCGCGATCGCCAAGCAGATCTGCGTCTGAGAATCAGCTCATCGTGATCGCGTCCAGTTTTTCCTTCAGGTACTGCGACGCGATCACTTCGGGGTAGGTCCGGGTGCCCAGCGGCGGCGCCAGTGACGTGATCCGCGCGTCGTGATCGGTCTCGTAGAAGAAGATCAACGACACGAGGTCTTCGTCGGGCGCCGTCGCCGCCGGCGGGAGGACGCGGTGGCGCGTCGAGCGCCAGCGGTCGCCCGTCCAGCGGGCCATCAGGTCGCCGATGTTCACCGTGAACGCCTCCGGGTGGAACGGCGCGTCCGTCCACTCGCCGTCGGCCGTGCAAACCTGCAGGCCGCCGACGCCGGCCTGGCGGTCGAGCACCGTGACCGTGCCGAAGTCGGTGTGCGGGCCGATCCGGAACTGGTCCGGCGCCGGCGGGCCGACGCGGGTCATCGGCGGGTACCAGTTGATGTTGAACGTGTACGTCGGGTGCGCGGTGTGGCGGGTGAAGTGGCTCTGGGCGAGACCGAGCGCCGCGGCGAAGATCTCCAGCAGGTGGTCCGCCAGCGCCCGCATCCGGCGCATGTACTCGGTGGCCACCTCGCCCAGGCCGGGCACCTCGTGCGGCCAGACGTTGGGCTGGAACCAGAACCCGTCGACCTCGGCCACGCCGGTGCGGGTGTCCGCGCCCGCGGAGTAGGACTCCTTGAGGTCCGGCGGGGTTTCGGTGCCCTCGGCGTAGCCGTTGGCCTCGACACCCGGCGGCAGCCAGCCGCGGCCGCCGACCGTGACGGCGTAGCGCTGCTTGACGTCTTCGGGCAGCGCGAAGAACTCCCGCGCCAGCTCGCGCGTCCGGTGGCGCAGGTCGTCCGGGACGCCGTGCCCGGTGACCAGCAGGAAGCCGGACTCCCGCAGCGCCTGGTCGATCCGGCCCGCCACTTCGGCCCGGCCCTCGGACGTGCCCGCGAACCACGGCGAAAGGTCCACGAGCGGAACGGATGACGGCATACCTGCTCCTGTAAAGCGCTGTTTGTCAAGCATGTCCGGTCGAGCAGGTCCGATCAGCAACTGTCCGGTGACCAGCACTGTCCTATTCGGACTTCTCGACCCCGATGTCCTCGAACCACAGGTCCGGGCGCGCGGCGATGAACTCCGTCATCAGCGCGGTGCAGCCGGGATCGTCGAGCAGGGTGATCTCCACCCCGAGCCCGGCGAGCCAGTCGTGACCGCCGTGGAACGTCTCGGCCTCACCGATGACGACGCGCCCGATACCGAACTGACGGACGAGCCCGGAGCAGTACCAGCACGGCGAGAGCGTGGTGACCATGATCGTGTCCCGGTAGTGCGGGCGGCGGCCGGCGTTGCGGAACGCCGCGGTTTCGGCGTGCATCGACGGGTCGCCGTCCTGCACGCGCCGGTTGTGCCCGCGCCCCAGCAGCGTGCCCGTCGAGTCGAACAGCGCGGCCCCGATCGGCACGCCCCCTTCGGCTTTGCCCAGCTCGGCTTCTTCGCGGGCGACGGCGAGCAAGGTGTGCGGATCGATCGGCATGCGTCACTCTTTCCGGCCGGAGCGGTGCCTGGCAAGTGTTTGCCGCCGGGACTGCACCTTCCGGCGGATCGCGGACAGGAGCTGTCCGCGATGTCTGGCACACTGCGTGCCATGTACGGCACTTCGGAACGGCTGCTCAGGCTGCTCTCGCTGCTGCAGGCGCGCCGGGACTGGCCGGGCGCCGACCTCGCGGCCCGCCTCGAGGTCGACGTCCGCACGATCCGCCGCGACGTCGAGCGGCTGCGCTCCCTCGGCTACCCCGTGCACGCCACGCCGGGGGTGGCGGGCGGCTACCGGCTCGGCGCGGGCGCGGCGCTGCCGCCGCTGCTGCTGGACGACGACGAGGCCGTCGCGGTCGCCGTCGGCCTGCGCACGGCGGCGAGCGGCACGGTCAGCGGCATCGAGGAGACGTCGGTGCGGGCGCTGGCGAAGCTGGAGCAGGTGCTGCCGGCCCGGCTGCGGCCGCGAGTGGGCGCGCTGCAGGCGGCGACGGTGTCCCTGCC is from Amycolatopsis mediterranei and encodes:
- the murJ gene encoding murein biosynthesis integral membrane protein MurJ; its protein translation is MDNEATVFLPSELRGPHWPTRDPDVSRRAYDEFAGQIVARPPASPVSAGRGEGAGSSLARSSGRMAVASAVSRVTGFVAKLLLAAVVGTGVVNDSFTVANTLPNIVFELLFGGVLASVVVPLLVRSHDDPDGGRAYTQRLITMALVLLAVGTAVAVAIAPLFTALYVDKSSETANSGLTTALAYLLLPQILFYGLFALLSAILNAQNVFGPPAWAPVLNNVVVTGTLVVFAFVPGELTLDPVRMSDPKLLVLGLGTTLGIVAQAVVLIPALLRTGFRFRWRWGFDPRIKEFGGLAAWILGYVVVSHVGFVITTRVLTGGNSGGVTAYSYASLLFQLPYGILGVSLLTALMPRMSRAAADGDTVSLVGDLSLASRMSTVLFVPISAVLAVVGTPIGIAIFTWGRGTLDDAERLGQTLAVSAVGLLPFALVMLQLRVFYAMKDARTPTLIMLVMTAVKIPLLLLCRGLLDGEHVVYGVMLVNGAGFVVGAVLGQVWLWVRLGHLRSKRSLRVGLITLSVSGLGVVAAVLAGRAVPASLGVIPGAWVKLPVQGLLGMAVPFGLLALLKLPEFTPVTRRVTALRRRLVAR
- a CDS encoding chitinase; translation: MRRLLTLAAAASAALATTVGLAPQAMAAADPVLASPYLYQWGGQTSPTAAMSATGVKAFTLAFVLSDGSCNPKWDGNRSLTGSDKTMIQNIRNAGGDVIPSFGGWSGTKLGSKCTSASALAGAYQKVIDAYGLKAIDLDIENTDEFQNNTVQDRILNAVKLTKQKNPNLKVVITIGTTTTGPDSWGKRLINQAKAIGAPVDVWSVMPFDFSSGGDMAAHTKSAVDGLKNQLKTTFGWSDDTAYRHSGLSSMNGKTDNAGETVTVANFTSIRSYAAGHHLARFTFWATNRDCSGGGECSGISQDKYAFTKIVAGYTG
- a CDS encoding sensor domain-containing diguanylate cyclase, with amino-acid sequence MVGDSTVAAGGERPPGRFLSALVLRRWALRRWALWRLPRRGQVWYLVGIDALAVAAVVLAALRFPPVAAMLTPFALLAAGMLVSAELARPVERHREETLLGPGVDTPWIFAGVLVLRPGLAVALVVLSALHQWFRVRRKPVHRQVFGAAATALAGLVAGAFLTATGVRPLGEVLGTRTVLLLTVAGLVFLAVNAALVTGADGPRRPREAAAGYAFDAAMTAFGLPLAWAAAAAPLLVPVLAGATVVLHRGGLGGGRRDHVTLDPGTGVLTAASWRGAAEARLDRPGGAGPAVLLLDLDHFRLLNDRYGARIGDAVLRAVAGTLRDEVRAADLVGRSGGEEFAVLLPGTGAFDAMAIAERIRLRIASTLVALKASGDGPQFVGVTVSIGVAGCSPGLLDEALLAAEAALLRAKAAGRNRTVCAEPAP
- a CDS encoding isopenicillin N synthase family dioxygenase, whose translation is MPSSVPLVDLSPWFAGTSEGRAEVAGRIDQALRESGFLLVTGHGVPDDLRHRTRELAREFFALPEDVKQRYAVTVGGRGWLPPGVEANGYAEGTETPPDLKESYSAGADTRTGVAEVDGFWFQPNVWPHEVPGLGEVATEYMRRMRALADHLLEIFAAALGLAQSHFTRHTAHPTYTFNINWYPPMTRVGPPAPDQFRIGPHTDFGTVTVLDRQAGVGGLQVCTADGEWTDAPFHPEAFTVNIGDLMARWTGDRWRSTRHRVLPPAATAPDEDLVSLIFFYETDHDARITSLAPPLGTRTYPEVIASQYLKEKLDAITMS
- a CDS encoding nucleoside deaminase, producing MPIDPHTLLAVAREEAELGKAEGGVPIGAALFDSTGTLLGRGHNRRVQDGDPSMHAETAAFRNAGRRPHYRDTIMVTTLSPCWYCSGLVRQFGIGRVVIGEAETFHGGHDWLAGLGVEITLLDDPGCTALMTEFIAARPDLWFEDIGVEKSE